A section of the Spirosoma pollinicola genome encodes:
- a CDS encoding YsnF/AvaK domain-containing protein, with the protein MAQQTVVGMFANASDAQKAVDQLMNSGFSRSQVDLSAATQTSMGDSEAIIPDRHVNTSGTRTEEIVDDTKDVGSSIGNFFSNLFGDDDADERQKYARVASQHSVVTVHTETDDEAERAADILDDVGAIDVNEKAATYDSLTKAPSASMGAAILTPEEMTRADNRTMPTDGDQTIKVIEENLEVGKRTVETGGVRLRSRIVAKPVEETVRLREERVTVNRTPVSRPATAADLNAFQDGQIEMTEHAEVPVVSKTANVVEEISVGKAVTERDEVIRDTVRKTEVDVEDIGRTDQPDNVTYSTK; encoded by the coding sequence ATGGCCCAACAAACAGTAGTCGGCATGTTCGCCAATGCCTCCGACGCGCAGAAAGCTGTTGATCAATTAATGAATAGTGGTTTTAGCCGTAGTCAGGTAGACCTGTCGGCTGCCACCCAAACGAGTATGGGCGATTCCGAGGCAATCATCCCGGATCGCCACGTGAACACCTCCGGCACCCGAACCGAAGAGATCGTCGATGATACGAAAGATGTCGGCAGCAGCATTGGTAATTTCTTCAGTAATCTGTTTGGGGACGATGATGCGGACGAAAGGCAGAAATACGCCCGGGTGGCCAGCCAGCATTCGGTCGTAACCGTACACACCGAGACGGACGATGAAGCCGAGCGGGCGGCCGATATTCTGGACGATGTCGGTGCGATCGACGTGAACGAAAAAGCGGCTACCTATGATAGTTTGACTAAAGCCCCGAGCGCATCGATGGGAGCCGCGATTCTTACGCCGGAAGAGATGACCCGTGCCGATAATCGCACCATGCCAACGGATGGCGATCAAACTATCAAGGTGATCGAAGAAAACCTGGAAGTTGGCAAGCGTACGGTTGAAACGGGTGGTGTGCGGTTACGCAGCCGTATCGTGGCCAAGCCCGTTGAAGAAACGGTTCGTCTGCGGGAAGAACGGGTAACGGTCAACCGGACGCCGGTCAGTCGGCCAGCAACGGCCGCTGATCTGAATGCTTTTCAGGATGGCCAGATCGAGATGACCGAACACGCCGAAGTGCCGGTGGTATCGAAAACGGCGAACGTGGTCGAAGAAATCTCAGTGGGCAAAGCCGTCACCGAACGGGATGAAGTCATTCGCGACACGGTACGGAAAACGGAAGTAGATGTCGAGGATATAGGTAGAACGGATCAGCCGGATAACGTAACGTATTCTACTAAGTAA
- a CDS encoding YihY/virulence factor BrkB family protein: MSTFFTPLYKKLFADSIPMPVKSAKAPTGFWANAWIILREAFTAFGDDHCLKLSASLAYYTVFSLAPLLVLVMALLSIFLGQDAIQGQVFSQINGLIGNDAARQVQDMIKHTTISHQTNTALVISIVTLLLGATSIFADIQDSINQIWGVKAKPKKGWLKLIKDRLLSSSLVVSLGFLLLVTFIINGLLLTLSDGLTRYFPSVSVGLISALNFGVSTVVVTLLFSVIFKVLPDVNIAWKDVRWGGFLTAMLFMLGRYLIGLYIETTGTGSAYGAAGSLIVILTWIYYMAAILYFGAELTQAYANQVGVKIEPSDQAVYVEKTEREVSHLADAH; encoded by the coding sequence ATGAGTACTTTTTTTACCCCCCTCTACAAAAAGCTTTTCGCGGACTCTATTCCAATGCCCGTAAAGTCAGCTAAGGCGCCAACCGGTTTTTGGGCCAATGCCTGGATTATTTTGCGCGAGGCCTTCACGGCGTTTGGGGACGATCACTGCCTCAAGTTAAGTGCCTCACTGGCCTACTATACAGTTTTTTCGCTGGCCCCGCTGCTGGTGCTGGTGATGGCCCTGCTGAGTATTTTTCTTGGCCAGGACGCTATTCAGGGTCAGGTCTTTTCCCAAATCAATGGGCTGATCGGGAACGATGCTGCCCGGCAGGTGCAGGACATGATCAAACACACGACCATCTCTCACCAAACGAATACGGCCCTAGTCATCAGTATTGTTACGTTACTGCTGGGTGCCACCAGCATTTTCGCCGACATTCAGGATTCGATCAACCAGATATGGGGTGTCAAGGCTAAACCAAAAAAAGGCTGGCTCAAGCTGATTAAGGATCGGTTGTTATCCTCCTCGCTGGTTGTCAGTTTGGGCTTTTTGCTGTTGGTGACTTTTATCATCAATGGACTGCTGCTGACGCTGAGCGACGGGTTGACGCGCTACTTTCCGTCGGTGAGTGTGGGGCTCATCAGCGCGCTCAATTTCGGGGTCAGTACGGTGGTCGTGACGCTGCTGTTCAGTGTGATCTTTAAAGTGTTGCCCGATGTCAATATTGCCTGGAAGGATGTCCGCTGGGGCGGCTTTCTGACGGCGATGCTGTTCATGCTGGGTCGGTATCTGATTGGGCTGTACATCGAAACGACCGGTACGGGTTCTGCCTACGGCGCTGCGGGGTCGCTGATCGTGATCCTGACCTGGATTTACTACATGGCGGCTATTCTTTATTTCGGCGCCGAGTTGACCCAGGCCTACGCCAATCAGGTTGGGGTAAAAATCGAACCCTCCGATCAGGCCGTGTACGTAGAGAAGACGGAACGGGAAGTCAGTCATCTGGCTGATGCGCACTGA
- a CDS encoding IS3 family transposase (programmed frameshift) gives MIKDIQRQTRRQYTAEEKIRIVLEGLQGEQSVAEICRREGLNTNIYYRWSKEFLEAGKKRLAGDTTREATAPEVQSIKSENEALKQLVAELSLENRVLKKSLKADEINPDHHMTQSEKMEIITLVEQSPLGVKATLRELGINRSTFYGWYKRYLTNGYDGLMDQPYRRTSGWNQLPAAEKDRIVELALQRPDLSCRELACHIVDNEQWFVSESTVYRILKSRGLITTPAYRLMEAADHFYNPTTAPNQLWQTDFTYFKIKHWGWYYLSTVLDDYSRYILAWELCSGMQAVDVERTVQAALHASSLKTGQRPRILSDNGSVYVSRYLKEYLKGESMEHIRCAPFHPMTQGKIERYHRSMKNVLLLEHYYSPDELISRLTEWVDYYNHQRYHESLENVRPADAYWGRQDQILVERQKIKRLSMLKRRKSHIFQRVQSG, from the exons ATTATCAAAGACATCCAGCGACAGACCAGACGGCAGTACACCGCTGAAGAAAAAATCCGCATTGTCCTGGAAGGTTTGCAGGGCGAACAGTCAGTAGCCGAGATCTGTCGGCGAGAAGGTCTAAATACCAATATTTATTATCGCTGGAGTAAAGAGTTCCTGGAAGCGGGTAAAAAGCGATTAGCCGGTGATACAACCCGGGAAGCCACTGCTCCGGAGGTACAATCTATCAAGTCCGAAAATGAAGCCCTTAAACAACTGGTGGCTGAATTGAGTCTGGAGAATCGGGTATTAAAAAAAAGCCTTAAAGCCGACGA GATTAATCCCGATCATCACATGACTCAGTCAGAAAAGATGGAGATTATAACGCTAGTCGAACAGTCGCCACTTGGTGTTAAGGCCACCTTGCGGGAGCTGGGTATTAACCGATCCACTTTTTACGGTTGGTACAAACGCTATTTAACCAATGGCTATGATGGCTTGATGGACCAACCTTACCGACGGACCAGTGGCTGGAATCAACTCCCAGCCGCCGAAAAAGATCGGATTGTTGAGTTAGCCTTACAAAGGCCTGATCTTTCCTGTCGAGAGCTAGCCTGCCATATTGTTGATAATGAACAGTGGTTTGTCTCGGAGTCCACGGTCTACCGGATTCTAAAGAGCCGAGGGTTGATTACTACCCCTGCCTATCGATTGATGGAAGCGGCCGACCACTTTTATAATCCGACTACAGCACCGAATCAACTCTGGCAGACCGATTTTACGTACTTCAAGATCAAGCACTGGGGTTGGTATTATCTCTCGACAGTGTTGGATGACTACTCGCGTTACATTTTGGCGTGGGAACTGTGTTCAGGCATGCAAGCGGTCGATGTGGAGCGGACGGTACAAGCCGCTTTGCATGCCAGTAGTTTGAAGACTGGCCAACGACCTCGTATTTTGTCCGACAATGGGTCGGTCTATGTGTCACGGTATCTGAAGGAGTATTTGAAAGGGGAAAGCATGGAGCATATTCGCTGTGCTCCGTTTCACCCCATGACCCAAGGCAAAATTGAGCGGTATCATCGGTCGATGAAAAACGTGTTATTACTCGAACACTATTACAGCCCCGATGAACTGATCAGTCGCCTGACGGAATGGGTAGACTACTATAATCATCAGCGCTATCATGAATCACTAGAAAACGTCCGCCCAGCCGATGCCTACTGGGGCCGTCAAGATCAGATCTTAGTCGAACGGCAAAAAATCAAGCGGTTGTCAATGTTGAAACGACGGAAAAGTCATATTTTTCAGCGCGTCCAAAGTGGGTAA
- a CDS encoding DUF5618 family protein, whose product MTWYKSQLAKLDKRLLDIFVLAYDTLHLALGYDGNLDADVAQAGLKRADTIINWVEQRTTTV is encoded by the coding sequence GTGACGTGGTATAAATCGCAGTTGGCTAAACTGGATAAACGGCTGTTAGATATTTTTGTACTGGCTTATGATACGCTTCATTTAGCGTTAGGGTACGATGGTAATTTAGACGCAGATGTAGCGCAGGCGGGCTTAAAAAGGGCTGACACGATTATCAATTGGGTCGAACAGCGAACGACTACCGTTTAA
- a CDS encoding UvrD-helicase domain-containing protein: MKATSITHEQLEATRQAGDFKLVAVAGSGKTTTLIEYAASRPVLSSGRSPRILYLAFNRTVRLEAQARFARRGLTNVTVHTAHSLAYSYVIVRQRYVLSAGGDYSIQDIAVQLGFTQRTMLAGCMMASHVKKLFSYFCNSKAVTVEQLDYLAIIDPADAKSRRFARQNKEKIYRYAQQLYTQMDTNKLPCTHDFYLKKFQFVAPPLPYDYILFDEGQDASETMLEVFMQQPATKLIVGDPHQQIYGFRHAVNSLDKFDAPTLYLSQSFRFGDEVAQLANYVLGWKSSFDTGQLTTIKGVGKHQPPVAPIHATIGRTNVAVLAKAIDMLCIEEQIGSLYFEGRFETYTYMDSGGSLMDIYYLYQDRLDRVRSPLIKTMGHVGELKHYVDQTGEASMRLALEIVETYQDALPEYIEQIRQAHVDDSMRHVADQIFSTVHRCKGMEYDGVTLCDDFIEKKGVSEKLADKQNPANLQALHEEINMLYVALTRSRQQVRIPDTLRASFSFDRAALAPIPAENRTQQRSESALTGQGETASGQVTKLRATV; encoded by the coding sequence ATGAAAGCTACCAGTATCACCCATGAGCAGCTCGAAGCAACCCGGCAGGCGGGTGATTTTAAATTAGTGGCGGTTGCCGGCTCGGGCAAAACTACCACCCTCATCGAGTACGCTGCCTCCAGGCCTGTGCTGAGTTCGGGTCGTTCACCCCGAATCCTCTACCTGGCTTTTAACCGTACCGTACGCCTGGAAGCACAAGCTCGTTTCGCCCGGCGTGGTCTAACAAACGTTACAGTACATACGGCTCACTCATTGGCCTATAGCTATGTGATCGTCCGGCAGAGGTATGTGCTGAGCGCCGGGGGCGACTACTCGATTCAGGACATTGCAGTTCAGCTTGGCTTCACGCAACGAACTATGCTGGCTGGCTGTATGATGGCCAGCCACGTCAAAAAGCTGTTCAGTTACTTCTGCAACTCAAAAGCAGTAACCGTCGAGCAGCTGGACTACCTGGCTATTATTGACCCGGCTGATGCGAAAAGTCGCCGGTTTGCCCGGCAAAACAAGGAAAAGATCTACCGGTATGCGCAGCAGCTCTACACGCAGATGGATACCAACAAATTGCCTTGTACGCATGACTTTTATCTGAAGAAGTTTCAGTTTGTAGCTCCTCCTTTGCCCTACGACTATATCCTCTTTGATGAGGGGCAGGATGCTTCGGAAACGATGCTGGAAGTGTTTATGCAGCAACCGGCAACGAAACTGATTGTCGGCGATCCTCACCAGCAAATCTACGGGTTTCGACATGCTGTAAACTCCCTGGACAAGTTCGATGCGCCAACGCTGTACCTGAGTCAGAGTTTTCGTTTTGGAGACGAGGTTGCTCAACTGGCGAACTACGTACTGGGCTGGAAAAGCAGTTTCGATACGGGCCAGCTCACTACGATTAAAGGAGTAGGAAAGCATCAGCCACCAGTTGCGCCCATACACGCGACGATCGGCCGTACGAACGTAGCGGTTCTGGCCAAGGCCATTGATATGCTATGTATTGAAGAGCAGATTGGGTCCTTATACTTCGAAGGGCGGTTCGAAACCTACACCTACATGGACAGTGGCGGATCGCTTATGGATATCTATTACCTGTATCAGGATAGACTGGATCGGGTCCGCAGTCCATTAATTAAAACCATGGGCCATGTTGGTGAACTGAAGCATTACGTTGATCAGACCGGCGAGGCCTCTATGCGCCTGGCGCTCGAAATTGTTGAGACGTACCAGGACGCCTTACCTGAATATATTGAGCAGATCCGGCAGGCCCATGTCGACGATTCCATGCGACACGTGGCCGACCAGATTTTTTCGACCGTTCACCGATGCAAGGGGATGGAATACGACGGAGTGACGTTGTGCGATGACTTTATTGAAAAGAAGGGAGTGTCCGAAAAACTGGCGGATAAACAGAATCCGGCCAATCTGCAGGCGTTGCACGAAGAAATAAACATGCTATATGTAGCCTTAACCCGCAGTCGTCAGCAAGTAAGAATCCCGGATACGTTACGGGCCAGTTTTAGTTTCGATCGAGCGGCGCTGGCGCCTATTCCAGCTGAGAACCGCACTCAGCAGCGCAGTGAATCCGCACTTACAGGCCAAGGTGAAACGGCAAGTGGACAAGTTACCAAACTCCGGGCTACAGTCTGA